One part of the Desulfonema ishimotonii genome encodes these proteins:
- the dtd gene encoding D-aminoacyl-tRNA deacylase, with the protein MRAVIQRVRESAVSVEERIVGQIGRGILVLLGVADGDTEKEADFLADKIIHLRIFEDDAGKMNRSLTDIGGELLVVSQFTLLGDCRKGRRPSFAHAAGPETANRLYEYFVSRVRETGVPVQTGRFRAMMDVRLVNDGPVTLILDSRR; encoded by the coding sequence ATGAGAGCGGTCATACAGCGGGTCAGAGAGAGTGCCGTCTCCGTGGAAGAACGGATTGTGGGTCAGATCGGCAGGGGGATTCTGGTCCTGCTGGGGGTGGCCGACGGCGACACGGAAAAGGAGGCCGATTTTCTGGCCGACAAAATCATTCATCTGAGGATATTTGAGGATGATGCGGGGAAAATGAACCGGTCCCTGACCGACATCGGCGGGGAACTGCTGGTGGTCTCACAGTTCACCCTGCTGGGAGACTGCCGGAAGGGGCGGCGTCCCTCCTTTGCCCACGCGGCCGGACCGGAGACGGCCAACCGGCTTTATGAATACTTTGTCTCCCGGGTCCGGGAGACAGGGGTGCCGGTGCAGACCGGCCGGTTCCGGGCCATGATGGATGTGCGTCTCGTCAATGACGGGCCGGTGACGCTGATTCTGGACAGCAGACGCTGA
- a CDS encoding carbonic anhydrase, which translates to MKRPTRLLIPVICAAMLLACSSAPETRESEPEQHPAFSGKPTADQALEMLRDGNERFTDGKSVHPRMDAARLRQAGTEDQGDHAYATVITCSDSRVPVELIFDAGIMDIFVIRVAGNVCDTDEVGSIEYGLAHVHTPVLVVLGHTQCGAVTAVTHMLHGDRHPLERNIPPLVDNIEPAVRRAIHKHPKLHGDEIIPHAIEENVWQGIEDLFMASPVTRELVKSNSVKVIGAIYDVASGEIDWLPESDARKILKRVEKNPGRAMEPMAH; encoded by the coding sequence ATGAAACGCCCGACCCGCTTACTGATCCCCGTTATATGTGCCGCCATGCTTCTGGCCTGTTCCTCAGCGCCTGAAACCCGTGAATCGGAGCCTGAACAGCATCCGGCTTTTTCCGGCAAACCGACTGCTGACCAGGCCCTGGAGATGCTCAGGGACGGAAACGAACGTTTTACGGACGGGAAATCCGTTCATCCGCGCATGGATGCGGCCCGGCTCCGGCAGGCCGGAACAGAGGACCAGGGCGATCATGCCTATGCCACCGTCATTACCTGTTCAGATTCCCGTGTGCCTGTGGAACTGATCTTTGACGCAGGCATAATGGATATCTTCGTCATCAGAGTGGCGGGAAATGTCTGTGATACCGATGAGGTCGGGTCCATCGAATACGGCCTGGCCCATGTGCATACGCCGGTGCTGGTGGTGCTGGGACACACCCAGTGCGGGGCGGTGACAGCCGTGACCCACATGCTTCACGGCGACCGGCATCCCCTGGAACGCAATATCCCGCCCCTGGTGGACAATATCGAACCGGCTGTCCGCCGCGCCATTCACAAACATCCGAAGCTCCACGGCGACGAAATCATCCCCCATGCCATTGAGGAAAATGTCTGGCAGGGCATTGAGGATCTCTTTATGGCCAGTCCCGTCACCCGCGAGCTTGTGAAGAGCAACAGCGTGAAGGTGATCGGCGCGATTTATGACGTGGCAAGCGGTGAAATCGACTGGCTGCCCGAATCCGATGCCCGGAAAATTCTGAAGCGGGTGGAAAAGAACCCCGGCCGCGCCATGGAGCCCATGGCCCACTGA
- a CDS encoding D-alanyl-D-alanine carboxypeptidase/D-alanyl-D-alanine-endopeptidase — protein sequence MQRYRNHTRTLLILLWAVILCSTAGTLQAQDWTPVGNRVGENDAVLIADPEGRVVYSKNADKQLIPASTLKIFTSLLARHTLGPDYRFRTEFYADASGNLTIKGYGDPLLISEVMAEMARTLRGQIGTVHDIILDDTYFTSIRIPGVTTSLNPYDAPSGALCVNFNTICFQRVSGRYASAEPQTPLIPFALDRIRKTGLSRGRVVLSARDHEASLYAGHLFRHFFRQAGIRVTGDIRRGAVRAESDRLILRHTSAFSLDQVISRLLEYSNNFIANQLFVASGIAAYGPPGTLEKGLRAASDFVAGDTLKLSAHTIAEGSGISRKNRISARTMLALLEAFAPHCTLMRHQGREYYKTGSLSGVKTRAGYIQSRGGGFYRFVVMVNTPGKRTDRIMKQILRGTD from the coding sequence ATGCAGCGATACAGAAACCATACACGGACCCTCCTGATACTGTTATGGGCCGTCATCCTGTGCAGTACCGCCGGAACGCTTCAGGCTCAGGACTGGACCCCGGTGGGAAACCGGGTCGGAGAAAATGACGCCGTGCTGATTGCAGACCCGGAGGGCAGGGTGGTGTACAGCAAAAATGCAGACAAACAGCTTATCCCGGCCTCCACACTGAAAATTTTTACGTCGCTGCTCGCCCGGCACACTCTGGGGCCGGACTACCGGTTCAGAACGGAATTCTATGCGGATGCGTCGGGCAACCTGACGATCAAAGGCTACGGCGACCCGCTGCTCATCTCCGAGGTCATGGCGGAAATGGCCCGCACGCTGCGCGGACAGATCGGCACCGTACACGACATCATCCTGGACGATACCTATTTTACATCCATCCGCATTCCCGGTGTCACCACGAGCCTGAACCCCTATGACGCGCCCAGCGGTGCGCTGTGTGTCAACTTCAACACCATCTGTTTTCAGCGGGTGTCGGGCCGGTATGCCAGTGCCGAACCCCAGACCCCCCTGATTCCCTTTGCCCTTGACAGAATCCGCAAAACCGGTCTCAGCCGGGGGCGGGTCGTTCTCTCGGCCAGGGACCATGAAGCCTCCCTGTACGCAGGCCACCTGTTCCGCCATTTTTTCAGACAGGCGGGCATCCGCGTCACCGGTGACATCCGGCGGGGGGCGGTCCGGGCCGAATCCGACCGGCTGATCCTCCGGCATACCTCGGCATTTTCCCTGGATCAGGTCATCTCCCGGCTGCTCGAATATTCAAACAACTTCATCGCCAATCAGCTTTTTGTGGCCTCGGGTATTGCGGCATACGGTCCGCCGGGAACCCTGGAAAAAGGCCTCCGCGCGGCGTCCGATTTTGTTGCCGGTGACACGCTGAAACTCAGCGCTCACACCATCGCCGAAGGCTCCGGCATCTCCAGAAAAAACAGGATATCGGCCCGCACCATGCTTGCCCTTCTGGAGGCCTTTGCACCGCACTGCACACTGATGCGGCATCAGGGCAGGGAATATTATAAAACCGGCAGTCTGTCAGGGGTGAAAACGCGGGCAGGCTATATTCAGAGCAGGGGAGGCGGGTTTTACCGATTCGTCGTCATGGTCAATACGCCGGGGAAAAGAACGGACCGGATTATGAAACAAATTCTCAGAGGAACGGACTGA
- the folE2 gene encoding GTP cyclohydrolase FolE2 translates to MIDIQSQRDERNIPIDKVGIKNLRYPITVRDRKNGFQHTVATINMYVDLPGNYKGTHMSRFVEMLHLFRPEISLQKISQILDQMKSHLDAASAHIEVMFPYFIEKKAPVSRSVGLMDYTCRFIGTSDPVGKVDLVSEVRVPISSVCPCSKEISDAGAHNQRGEVRLSTRFRKFIWIEDMIELVENAASCEVYSILKRVDEKCVTERGYGNPKFVEDVVRDIAGNLYLDDNITWFSVSAENFESIHNHSAYAFIASGDVPSPCHCRR, encoded by the coding sequence ATGATAGATATTCAGAGCCAGCGTGACGAGCGGAATATTCCGATTGACAAGGTCGGTATCAAGAACCTCCGCTACCCCATTACCGTTCGGGACCGTAAAAACGGCTTCCAGCATACTGTCGCAACCATCAATATGTATGTGGATCTGCCCGGAAATTACAAGGGCACCCACATGAGCCGCTTTGTGGAGATGCTTCATCTGTTTCGCCCGGAGATCTCTTTACAGAAAATTTCACAGATACTCGACCAGATGAAGAGCCATCTGGATGCCGCTTCCGCCCACATCGAGGTAATGTTTCCCTATTTTATAGAGAAAAAGGCACCGGTCAGCCGGTCGGTCGGGCTGATGGACTATACCTGCCGGTTTATCGGGACCAGTGACCCGGTGGGAAAGGTGGATCTGGTCTCAGAGGTACGGGTGCCCATTTCCTCGGTATGTCCCTGTTCCAAGGAGATCAGCGATGCCGGGGCGCATAATCAGCGGGGCGAGGTTCGCCTCAGCACCCGGTTCAGAAAGTTCATCTGGATTGAGGACATGATTGAACTGGTGGAGAATGCCGCGTCCTGCGAGGTCTATTCCATTTTAAAGCGGGTGGACGAAAAATGTGTCACGGAAAGGGGATATGGCAATCCCAAGTTTGTGGAAGACGTGGTGCGCGATATTGCCGGGAACCTCTACCTGGATGACAATATCACCTGGTTTTCCGTGAGTGCTGAAAACTTTGAATCCATTCACAATCACAGCGCCTATGCGTTTATCGCCAGCGGAGATGTGCCCTCCCCCTGTCATTGCCGGAGATAA
- a CDS encoding ATP-binding protein codes for MSKRNSYKTLKRAVGKALHQYDMIADGDRIAVGLSGGADSLTMMWHLTERLSRIPIRYELFAIYIDPGFENGFSGALAEYCAKTGYTLRVDHTDHGPLSHSDHNRENPCFLCARLRRKRLFEIADELGCRKLAMGHHKDDIIETLFLNMCYAGEISTMLPRQSLFKGRFTVIRPLTHAGEDEIRQFARDQAFPEFVNPCPSAGHSKRQEVKTLLKQFYRTNPKIRGNIFRAMSHVRPEYLLK; via the coding sequence ATGTCAAAGCGCAATTCGTATAAGACGTTAAAACGGGCTGTTGGCAAGGCCTTGCACCAGTACGATATGATCGCGGACGGCGACCGCATTGCCGTGGGGCTTTCGGGCGGTGCGGACAGCCTGACAATGATGTGGCACCTTACGGAACGGCTGTCCCGCATTCCGATCCGGTACGAACTGTTTGCCATTTACATTGACCCCGGCTTTGAGAACGGTTTCAGCGGGGCCCTTGCGGAATACTGTGCGAAAACGGGCTATACCCTGCGGGTGGACCATACGGATCACGGCCCGTTAAGCCACAGCGACCATAACCGTGAAAATCCGTGCTTTCTGTGCGCCCGGCTCCGACGGAAACGTCTGTTTGAAATTGCGGACGAACTGGGGTGCCGCAAACTGGCCATGGGACACCACAAGGACGACATCATCGAAACCCTGTTTCTGAACATGTGCTATGCCGGTGAGATCAGCACCATGCTGCCCCGGCAATCCCTGTTCAAGGGCAGGTTTACCGTGATCCGGCCACTGACCCATGCGGGCGAGGACGAGATCCGGCAGTTTGCCAGGGATCAGGCGTTCCCGGAGTTCGTTAACCCGTGTCCCAGCGCCGGGCATTCAAAACGTCAGGAAGTCAAAACGCTTTTAAAACAGTTTTACAGAACAAACCCAAAGATCCGGGGGAATATTTTCAGAGCCATGAGCCATGTCAGACCCGAATATTTACTGAAATAG
- the rpoZ gene encoding DNA-directed RNA polymerase subunit omega, whose product MARITIEDCLNRIPNRFMLVHMVGQRVRQIREGSEYLVSSPKNEDIVVSLREIAAGKVFIERMHPESDEAS is encoded by the coding sequence ATGGCGCGTATCACCATTGAGGATTGTCTGAATCGGATTCCCAATCGTTTTATGCTGGTTCACATGGTGGGCCAGCGGGTGCGGCAGATCCGGGAGGGGTCGGAGTATCTGGTCAGTTCGCCCAAAAACGAGGATATTGTGGTATCTCTCCGGGAGATTGCGGCAGGAAAGGTGTTTATCGAAAGAATGCACCCGGAAAGTGACGAAGCATCCTGA
- the greA gene encoding transcription elongation factor GreA, with product MERIPITKSGYETLKKELVKLKTVERPQNIRAIEEARAHGDLSENAEFDAAKDRQAFIEGRIGELEYKLGNAEVINPDGLPKDRAVFGCTVVLENVDTGEEVQYQLVGPDESDIGQERISVSSPLGQAMLGKEPGAEVMLQAPGGKRCYEIIDII from the coding sequence TTGGAACGTATACCCATCACCAAATCAGGGTATGAGACCCTGAAAAAAGAACTTGTAAAATTAAAGACGGTTGAGCGGCCCCAGAACATCAGGGCCATAGAAGAGGCCCGTGCCCACGGCGATCTTTCGGAAAATGCGGAGTTTGACGCGGCAAAAGACCGTCAGGCGTTTATCGAGGGACGCATCGGCGAGCTGGAATATAAACTGGGCAACGCCGAGGTGATCAATCCTGACGGGCTGCCAAAGGACCGGGCCGTATTCGGCTGCACCGTGGTGCTGGAGAATGTGGATACGGGGGAAGAGGTCCAGTATCAGCTTGTGGGGCCGGATGAGTCCGATATCGGACAGGAACGGATTTCCGTCTCTTCGCCGCTGGGGCAAGCCATGCTCGGCAAAGAGCCGGGGGCAGAGGTGATGCTTCAGGCACCGGGTGGAAAGCGGTGCTACGAAATTATTGATATTATTTAG
- a CDS encoding phosphatidylserine decarboxylase family protein gives MDKFSWADPPGQTAFPIAKAGYPMIFGSAFVTAVFALLGLTAPALTGLVVTLAICCFFRDPDRVIPNAADGVVSPADGKVIFVDQVSESPFLEGPRLKISVFMSVLNVHVNRVPFTGRVREIVYHPGKFFSANLDKASKDNEHNAVTVETETGQEICFVQIAGLIARRIICKIQPGDAVVRGQRFGIICFGSRLDIYLPPDFRPDVSVGDRVSAGASVLGCLTAPSSH, from the coding sequence ATGGACAAATTTTCGTGGGCAGATCCCCCCGGGCAGACCGCATTTCCCATAGCAAAAGCCGGCTATCCGATGATATTCGGATCAGCCTTTGTAACGGCGGTGTTTGCCCTGCTGGGACTGACAGCACCGGCGCTGACCGGTCTGGTCGTTACCTTGGCGATCTGCTGTTTTTTCAGAGATCCGGACCGGGTGATCCCCAACGCGGCGGACGGGGTCGTCTCCCCTGCCGACGGCAAGGTGATCTTTGTGGATCAGGTCTCGGAATCCCCGTTTCTTGAGGGGCCGCGCCTCAAAATCAGTGTCTTCATGTCCGTGCTGAACGTTCATGTCAACCGCGTTCCGTTTACGGGCAGGGTCAGAGAGATCGTCTATCATCCGGGAAAGTTTTTCTCCGCAAACCTGGATAAGGCCTCCAAAGACAATGAGCACAACGCGGTGACTGTGGAGACCGAAACCGGCCAGGAGATCTGTTTTGTCCAGATCGCCGGCCTGATCGCCCGCCGGATTATCTGTAAAATCCAGCCGGGGGATGCGGTCGTCCGGGGCCAGCGCTTTGGCATTATCTGCTTCGGATCGCGGCTCGATATTTACCTTCCGCCGGATTTCCGGCCGGACGTGTCCGTCGGCGACAGGGTGAGCGCAGGCGCCTCTGTCCTGGGCTGCCTGACGGCACCGTCTTCCCACTGA
- the tsaB gene encoding tRNA (adenosine(37)-N6)-threonylcarbamoyltransferase complex dimerization subunit type 1 TsaB yields the protein MGGVREGLSGGEPPPRILAVDTATRSCSVAVTESEGVLAEMTVVRRQTHSRHLMEMIHAVLSAAGLGVGDLDALAVTRGPGSFTGLRIGISTVKGLALAACKPLIGISTLEALAAGLCFSSDPICPVLDARKGEVYIARYRYAGGKLTQEKTARALSPDAAVSGIASPHLFVGNGALLYREQITARLGELARFAAPAHHIIRAEMVARLARVRLIRGEADPLATFAPRYIRKSDAELSFGRKP from the coding sequence ATGGGCGGCGTGAGAGAAGGGCTGTCCGGCGGGGAGCCACCGCCCAGGATACTGGCCGTGGACACCGCCACCCGGAGTTGCAGTGTGGCGGTTACGGAATCCGAAGGGGTGCTGGCGGAGATGACCGTGGTCCGCAGACAGACCCACTCCCGGCATCTCATGGAGATGATCCATGCGGTCCTCAGCGCGGCAGGTCTGGGCGTCGGGGATCTGGACGCCCTGGCCGTTACCCGGGGCCCCGGCAGCTTTACCGGACTTCGGATCGGCATCAGCACGGTCAAGGGGCTGGCCCTGGCGGCCTGCAAACCGCTGATCGGCATCTCAACCCTGGAGGCGCTGGCGGCAGGTCTCTGTTTTTCGTCCGATCCCATCTGTCCGGTTCTGGATGCCCGCAAGGGGGAGGTGTATATCGCCCGGTACCGGTATGCGGGCGGCAAACTGACGCAGGAAAAAACGGCCCGTGCCCTTTCCCCGGATGCCGCAGTTTCGGGGATCGCGTCCCCGCACCTGTTTGTCGGGAACGGGGCCCTGCTCTACCGGGAACAGATCACCGCGCGTCTGGGCGAACTGGCCCGGTTTGCGGCCCCGGCGCACCATATCATACGGGCTGAAATGGTGGCACGCCTGGCGCGGGTGCGGCTGATCCGTGGCGAGGCAGACCCCCTGGCAACCTTTGCCCCCCGGTATATCCGCAAATCCGACGCAGAACTCAGTTTCGGACGGAAGCCATAG
- the lon gene encoding endopeptidase La: MAETDKDDLISIIEEDDRDEDIPAVLPLMPVRDVVIFTDMLLPLFVGRERSVKAVEEAVARDGFLLLVTQKDPATEDPKADEIFSVGTVGRILRMIKLPDGRLKALVQGVAKAKVIRYIRKRSWYKVKIEEIREIPIEKKDLDLETEALMRNVREASEKILTLRGEMTSDVSTILESIEDPGRLADLVASNLRLKVNESQMILELVDSAERLRKVNELLSREVDLSAMQAKIQSDVKDEISKSQRDYFLREQVRAIHRELGEMDEKALEIEEYKKKIKRARMPKEAKEEAGKQLKRLDQMHPDAAESSIVRTYLDWLTDLPWKKSTRDILDIPGAKKVLNREHYGLDKVKDRILEYLSVRKLNPEMKGPILCFVGPPGVGKTSLGRAIAKAMKRKFIRISLGGVRDEAEIRGHRRTYIGALPGRILQGLKQCATHNPVFMMDEIDKLGSDFRGDPSSALLEALDPEQNDTFSDHYINLPFDLSRVMFILTANMTDTIPSALLDRMEVIRLSGYTEEEKMAIAEKHLIPRQIKENGLKPRQISISSPALQQIISEYTAEAGVRNLEREAGTLCRKVARKIADGEKGPFHITRSNIQKYLGVPRYYPEMDQEESQVGLSTGLAWTEVGGEVLYIEISLIAGKGEVIITGQIGEVMQESARAALTYARANLRKFGVDENFFDNQDVHIHIPAGAIPKDGPSAGIAMATALLSAITDRPVDKYVAMTGEITLRGRVLPIGGLKEKALGALRGGIKTVIIPEKNRKDLTEIPANVRRRLTFIPVRHMDEVLPVAIEGIEEGPPKKATRRKKAKK; this comes from the coding sequence ATGGCTGAGACGGATAAAGACGATCTGATAAGTATTATTGAAGAAGATGACAGGGATGAGGATATACCTGCCGTGCTGCCGCTCATGCCGGTACGGGATGTGGTGATTTTCACAGACATGCTGCTTCCGCTTTTTGTGGGCCGGGAGCGATCCGTAAAGGCCGTTGAGGAGGCAGTTGCCCGCGACGGATTCCTGTTGCTGGTGACACAGAAAGATCCTGCCACCGAAGATCCGAAGGCGGATGAGATTTTCAGTGTGGGGACGGTCGGTCGCATTCTGCGGATGATCAAACTGCCCGATGGTCGCCTCAAGGCGCTGGTTCAGGGGGTTGCCAAGGCAAAGGTCATCCGGTATATCCGAAAGCGTTCCTGGTATAAGGTGAAAATCGAGGAGATCAGGGAGATTCCGATCGAAAAGAAGGATTTGGATCTGGAGACCGAGGCGCTGATGCGGAACGTCCGGGAGGCCTCTGAGAAGATCCTCACGCTTCGGGGCGAGATGACCAGCGATGTCAGCACCATACTGGAAAGCATTGAAGACCCGGGGCGGCTGGCGGACCTGGTGGCCTCAAATCTCCGGCTGAAGGTGAACGAATCCCAGATGATCCTGGAGCTGGTCGATTCCGCAGAGCGACTCAGAAAGGTCAACGAACTGTTGTCGCGGGAGGTCGATCTGTCGGCCATGCAGGCAAAGATCCAGTCCGATGTGAAGGACGAAATATCCAAAAGTCAGCGGGATTATTTTCTCCGGGAGCAGGTGCGGGCCATCCACCGGGAGCTGGGTGAAATGGACGAAAAGGCCCTGGAGATCGAAGAATACAAAAAGAAAATCAAGCGTGCCCGGATGCCGAAAGAGGCAAAGGAAGAGGCCGGCAAGCAGCTTAAACGGCTGGACCAGATGCATCCTGATGCGGCGGAATCTTCCATTGTCCGCACCTATCTCGACTGGCTGACGGATCTGCCCTGGAAAAAGTCCACGCGGGATATCCTTGATATTCCCGGCGCAAAGAAGGTGCTGAACAGGGAGCATTACGGCCTGGACAAGGTCAAGGACCGCATTCTGGAATACCTGAGCGTCCGCAAGCTGAACCCGGAGATGAAGGGACCGATCCTCTGTTTTGTGGGACCGCCGGGTGTGGGGAAGACCTCCCTGGGCCGTGCCATCGCCAAGGCCATGAAGCGTAAATTCATCCGAATCTCCCTGGGCGGGGTCCGGGACGAGGCTGAAATCCGGGGACACCGGCGGACCTATATCGGGGCACTGCCGGGGCGGATTTTGCAGGGCCTGAAGCAGTGCGCCACCCACAACCCGGTCTTTATGATGGATGAAATTGACAAGCTGGGGTCGGATTTCCGGGGCGACCCCTCTTCGGCGCTGCTGGAAGCCCTGGACCCGGAGCAGAACGACACGTTCAGCGATCATTATATCAATCTGCCCTTTGACCTCTCCCGGGTGATGTTCATCCTGACCGCCAACATGACCGACACCATCCCGTCCGCGCTGCTGGACCGCATGGAGGTCATCCGGCTGTCCGGCTATACCGAGGAAGAGAAGATGGCCATCGCCGAAAAGCACCTGATTCCCCGGCAGATAAAAGAAAACGGCTTAAAGCCCCGGCAGATCTCCATCAGCTCCCCGGCCCTGCAACAGATCATCAGCGAGTATACGGCCGAGGCCGGAGTCCGGAATCTGGAGCGGGAAGCCGGCACCCTCTGCCGCAAGGTGGCCCGCAAAATCGCAGATGGGGAAAAGGGGCCGTTTCATATTACCCGGAGCAATATCCAGAAATATCTTGGCGTTCCCCGGTACTATCCCGAGATGGATCAGGAGGAGAGCCAGGTCGGTCTCTCCACCGGACTGGCCTGGACCGAGGTGGGCGGAGAAGTCCTCTACATCGAGATCTCCCTGATTGCCGGGAAGGGCGAGGTGATCATCACCGGGCAGATCGGCGAGGTCATGCAGGAATCGGCACGGGCCGCCCTGACCTACGCCCGCGCAAATCTCAGGAAATTCGGCGTGGATGAAAACTTTTTCGACAACCAGGATGTCCACATTCACATTCCCGCAGGGGCGATTCCCAAAGACGGCCCCTCTGCCGGTATTGCCATGGCCACGGCGCTGCTCTCGGCCATTACCGACAGGCCGGTAGACAAATACGTGGCAATGACCGGGGAGATCACGCTCCGGGGACGGGTGCTGCCCATCGGCGGACTCAAGGAAAAGGCCCTGGGCGCGCTGCGGGGGGGCATTAAGACGGTGATCATTCCGGAAAAAAACAGAAAAGACCTGACCGAAATCCCCGCCAATGTCCGGCGCAGGCTGACGTTTATCCCTGTCCGGCACATGGATGAGGTGTTGCCGGTGGCCATTGAGGGCATCGAAGAGGGGCCGCCGAAGAAGGCCACCCGGCGGAAGAAGGCGAAGAAATAG
- a CDS encoding prepilin peptidase, with the protein MPAYPLEIIAIVFIFGLCIGSFLNVCIYRIPASKSIVSPPSACPACGYQLRFYDNIPVLSYLFLRGKCRKCGISISPRYPIVELLTGLFATGVFLKFGMTPETPVYFFFIATLLAITFIDIDHQIIPDIISLPGIPVFFLAAFALPSVTWQAALIGILVGGGVLYAIAWVYHFITGKDGMGGGDIKLLAMIGALLGWKGVLFTIFVSSAVGTIVGVTVMLYTRKNMKLAIPYGPFLAIGAITYIFSGPRIIDWYLNVARSSPF; encoded by the coding sequence ATGCCCGCTTATCCCCTGGAAATAATCGCCATTGTATTTATATTCGGCCTGTGCATCGGCAGTTTTCTGAACGTCTGCATCTACCGGATTCCCGCTTCAAAATCGATTGTCTCTCCGCCCTCGGCCTGCCCCGCCTGCGGATATCAGCTCCGGTTTTACGACAACATCCCTGTACTGAGCTATCTGTTTCTGAGGGGAAAATGCCGAAAGTGCGGCATCTCCATTTCCCCGCGCTATCCGATAGTGGAACTGCTCACCGGTCTCTTTGCGACAGGCGTCTTCCTGAAATTCGGCATGACGCCGGAGACCCCGGTCTATTTCTTTTTCATCGCCACACTCCTGGCCATCACCTTTATCGACATTGATCATCAGATCATTCCCGACATCATCTCCCTGCCCGGCATCCCTGTCTTCTTTCTGGCCGCCTTTGCCCTGCCGTCCGTCACCTGGCAGGCGGCCCTGATCGGCATCCTGGTCGGCGGCGGCGTGCTGTATGCCATCGCATGGGTCTACCACTTTATTACCGGGAAGGACGGAATGGGGGGCGGCGATATCAAGCTGCTGGCCATGATCGGCGCGCTGCTGGGCTGGAAGGGCGTTCTTTTCACCATCTTTGTCAGCTCCGCCGTGGGAACCATTGTCGGCGTTACCGTGATGCTGTATACCCGGAAAAACATGAAACTTGCCATCCCCTATGGCCCGTTCCTCGCCATCGGTGCGATCACCTATATTTTTTCCGGTCCCCGGATCATTGACTGGTATCTGAATGTTGCAAGGTCTTCGCCCTTTTGA
- a CDS encoding metallophosphoesterase family protein, translating to MRIAVLADIHGNLEAFQAVLADIDRADIDDILSLGDNIGYGPDSEPVMALLRDRRIPSVLGNHELVIKKPGFYKWFNPTVRETLQKTAAALSAENIQAICDMEPFLVRHGCRFVHGFPPKSPLLYLFQASEKKQRRVFSRIGERLCFIGHTHDLGLVAFDGDHLRYLPLPEGITRLDADRRYIVNIGSVGQPRDGDNRAKYVIRDTAEDTLETRFIPYDIESVVKKILAAGYPGYFARRLR from the coding sequence ATGAGAATAGCGGTTCTCGCCGACATTCACGGTAATCTGGAGGCGTTTCAGGCAGTTCTGGCAGACATCGACCGCGCAGACATCGACGATATCCTCTCTCTGGGAGACAATATCGGCTACGGCCCGGACTCGGAACCGGTGATGGCACTGCTCCGGGATCGCCGTATCCCATCGGTCCTCGGCAACCATGAGCTGGTGATAAAAAAACCCGGATTTTACAAATGGTTCAACCCGACTGTCCGGGAGACCCTTCAGAAAACGGCGGCGGCGCTGTCTGCGGAAAATATTCAGGCGATCTGCGATATGGAACCGTTTCTCGTCCGCCACGGGTGTCGGTTTGTCCACGGATTTCCCCCGAAATCCCCCCTGCTGTACCTGTTTCAGGCATCGGAGAAAAAACAGCGGCGGGTGTTCTCCCGGATAGGGGAGCGGCTCTGCTTCATCGGCCACACCCACGATCTGGGGCTGGTGGCGTTTGACGGGGACCACCTCCGGTATCTGCCCCTGCCCGAAGGCATCACCCGCCTTGACGCAGACCGCCGGTACATCGTCAATATCGGCAGTGTGGGGCAGCCCAGGGACGGCGATAACCGGGCCAAATATGTGATCCGCGACACGGCGGAAGACACGCTGGAAACCCGGTTCATCCCCTATGATATCGAATCGGTTGTGAAAAAAATTCTCGCAGCCGGATACCCCGGATATTTCGCCCGCCGGCTGAGGTGA